The Streptomyces cynarae genome contains a region encoding:
- a CDS encoding RtcB family protein, producing the protein MSYVEVPGAKVPIRMWADPATVEDAAMQQLRNVATLPWIKGLAVMPDVHYGKGATVGSVIAMRDAVCPAAVGVDIGCGMSAVKTSLTANDLPGDLSRLRSKIEQAIPVGRGMHADPVDPGRLHGFATSGWGEFWGRFDGVAETVRFRQERAEKQMGTLGSGNHFVEMCIDTAGSVWLMLHSGSRNIGKELAEHHIGVAQRLPHNQGLVDRDLAVFVADTPQMAAYRNDLYWAQEYAKYNRTIMMALLKDVIRKEFKKAKPTFEPEISCHHNYVAEERYGGMDLLVTRKGAIRAGDGEYGIIPGSMGTGSYIVKGLGNEQSFNSASHGAGRRMSRNAAKRRFTTKDLEDQTRGVECRKDSGVVDEIPGAYKPIEKVIEQQTDLVQVVAKLKQVVCVKG; encoded by the coding sequence ATGTCGTACGTAGAGGTGCCGGGGGCGAAGGTCCCGATCCGCATGTGGGCGGACCCGGCGACGGTCGAGGACGCCGCGATGCAGCAGCTGCGGAACGTGGCGACCCTGCCGTGGATCAAGGGCCTGGCGGTCATGCCGGACGTCCACTACGGCAAGGGGGCGACGGTCGGTTCGGTGATCGCGATGCGGGACGCGGTGTGTCCGGCTGCGGTCGGGGTCGACATCGGGTGCGGGATGTCCGCCGTGAAGACGTCACTGACGGCGAACGACCTGCCGGGGGATCTGTCACGACTGCGCTCGAAGATCGAGCAGGCGATCCCGGTGGGGCGGGGGATGCACGCCGATCCCGTCGACCCGGGGCGACTGCACGGGTTCGCCACCTCGGGGTGGGGGGAGTTCTGGGGGCGGTTCGATGGGGTCGCCGAAACGGTCAGATTCCGTCAGGAGCGGGCCGAGAAGCAGATGGGGACGCTTGGATCCGGCAACCACTTTGTCGAGATGTGCATTGATACGGCCGGTTCCGTCTGGCTGATGCTCCACTCCGGCTCCCGCAACATCGGCAAGGAACTCGCCGAGCACCACATCGGCGTGGCCCAGAGGCTGCCGCACAACCAGGGCCTGGTCGACCGTGACCTCGCCGTCTTCGTCGCGGACACCCCGCAGATGGCGGCGTACCGCAACGACCTGTACTGGGCGCAGGAATACGCCAAGTACAACCGCACGATCATGATGGCTCTCCTGAAGGACGTGATCCGCAAGGAGTTCAAGAAGGCGAAGCCGACGTTCGAGCCGGAGATCTCCTGCCACCACAACTACGTGGCGGAGGAGCGGTACGGGGGCATGGACCTGCTTGTGACCCGGAAGGGTGCGATCCGTGCCGGCGACGGCGAGTACGGGATCATTCCAGGCTCGATGGGTACGGGGTCGTACATCGTGAAGGGTCTCGGCAACGAGCAGTCCTTCAACTCGGCGTCGCACGGCGCCGGTCGGCGCATGAGCCGCAATGCGGCGAAGCGCCGCTTCACGACCAAGGACCTGGAGGACCAGACGCGGGGCGTCGAGTGCCGCAAGGACTCCGGCGTCGTGGACGAGATCCCGGGCGCGTACAAGCCGATCGAGAAGGTCATCGAGCAGCAGACCGACCTGGTCCAGGTCGTGGCCAAGCTGAAGCAGGTCGTCTGCGTGAAGGGTTGA
- a CDS encoding DUF2637 domain-containing protein: MHRILIGVVVTGAVIIAGIGFAGSYAAVRALAIKKGFGNFSYVFPVGIDAGICVLLALDLLLTWIRIPFPLLRQTAWLLTAATIAFNGAAAWPDPLGVGMHAVIPVLFVVAVEAARHAIGRIADITADKHMEGVRLTRWLLSPVPTFLLWRRMKLWELRSYDQVIKLEQERLVYQARLRSRFGRAWRRKAPVESLMPLRLARYGVPLAETAPAGLAAAGIEPALIPPAPRLEAAAGSRAPGAASVPQQGAPLGGQRPQLEGNQNAGQPGYEEPDDQSPWFQAQRQIDYHGGYDPSYEPEPPYDDWYEEQHSEQFEQTAPQGFQQSGPQGPPQGFQQPGPQGPPQPSPEDTGSFPIPVGPNRTRELGEGGGTPQPDEDAYYQVFKQSINGSYPTPREFSENVEAEFSIGLPPEEAKRMVNRFTNRYNAELEEDHIA, translated from the coding sequence ATGCACCGGATTCTCATCGGTGTGGTCGTCACCGGTGCTGTCATCATCGCCGGGATCGGCTTCGCCGGTTCGTACGCGGCCGTCCGTGCGCTGGCCATCAAAAAGGGCTTCGGCAACTTCAGTTATGTCTTCCCGGTCGGCATCGACGCGGGCATCTGTGTGCTGCTGGCCCTGGACCTGCTGCTGACCTGGATCCGCATCCCCTTCCCGCTGCTGCGTCAGACGGCGTGGCTGCTGACGGCGGCGACGATCGCGTTCAACGGCGCGGCGGCGTGGCCGGACCCGCTGGGCGTGGGCATGCACGCGGTGATCCCGGTGCTGTTCGTGGTCGCGGTGGAGGCGGCCCGGCATGCGATCGGCCGGATCGCGGACATCACGGCGGACAAGCACATGGAGGGCGTCCGTCTGACCCGCTGGCTGCTCTCGCCGGTTCCGACGTTTCTGCTGTGGCGACGGATGAAGCTGTGGGAGCTGCGGTCGTACGACCAGGTGATCAAGCTGGAGCAGGAACGTCTCGTCTACCAGGCGCGCCTGCGCTCCCGCTTCGGCCGTGCGTGGCGTCGTAAGGCGCCGGTGGAGTCGCTGATGCCGCTGAGGCTGGCGCGGTACGGCGTCCCGCTGGCGGAGACGGCTCCGGCGGGCCTGGCGGCGGCGGGCATAGAACCGGCGCTGATACCCCCGGCGCCGCGGCTGGAGGCGGCCGCGGGAAGTCGTGCGCCCGGCGCGGCTTCCGTCCCGCAGCAGGGGGCCCCTCTCGGCGGGCAGCGCCCCCAGTTGGAGGGCAACCAGAACGCCGGACAGCCGGGATACGAGGAGCCGGACGACCAGAGCCCCTGGTTCCAGGCCCAGCGGCAGATCGACTACCACGGCGGCTACGACCCGTCGTACGAGCCGGAACCGCCGTACGACGACTGGTACGAGGAGCAGCATTCGGAGCAGTTCGAGCAGACGGCGCCGCAGGGCTTCCAGCAGTCGGGCCCGCAAGGACCCCCGCAGGGCTTCCAGCAGCCCGGCCCGCAGGGACCCCCGCAGCCGTCCCCCGAGGACACCGGCAGCTTCCCCATCCCCGTGGGCCCGAACCGCACCCGCGAGCTCGGCGAGGGCGGCGGCACGCCCCAGCCGGACGAGGACGCGTACTACCAGGTCTTCAAGCAGTCGATCAACGGCAGTTACCCGACGCCCCGTGAGTTCAGCGAGAACGTCGAGGCGGAGTTCAGCATCGGCCTCCCCCCGGAGGAGGCCAAGCGCATGGTCAACCGCTTCACGAACCGCTACAACGCGGAACTGGAAGAAGACCACATCGCCTAG
- a CDS encoding DUF3558 family protein — translation MSEGTMHRPAQRDHLKQHDHSDQGERGECRPGRRGSRVSRFLVCAAAVPAVLVAAGCSSGSSGSGSGGDAKPQAQESSARPSQSASANAVRPAAYATLPQPCSVLSQKTLGDLVPKGVKSGKAGSTDDAKTRSSCSWSSLQNNGVKGSQFRWLNVSLLRFESDATRGDGNKLAQQYYDQQVQDAKAVDGAKSTKAAPVSGAGDAATAVTYDLKKKEGDFKQQTVVARVENVVVTVDYNGAGLAGDKTPDVDDLTKAAEKAVKEVVSAVSAANNDGGKAAGGSASQRASKSASPSKSASPSSSASASPAKGGSPSASASPKS, via the coding sequence ATGAGTGAAGGAACCATGCACCGACCTGCACAGCGAGACCACCTTAAGCAGCACGATCACAGTGATCAGGGCGAGCGGGGCGAGTGCCGGCCGGGCCGGCGGGGTTCGCGCGTGAGCCGTTTCCTCGTCTGCGCGGCCGCCGTCCCTGCGGTGCTCGTCGCCGCCGGGTGTTCCTCGGGCTCCTCCGGTTCGGGCTCGGGCGGCGACGCCAAGCCGCAGGCGCAGGAGTCGAGCGCACGGCCCTCGCAGAGCGCGTCGGCGAACGCGGTGCGGCCCGCCGCGTACGCGACGCTGCCCCAGCCCTGCTCCGTGCTGTCCCAGAAGACCCTGGGCGATCTGGTCCCGAAGGGGGTCAAGTCCGGCAAGGCGGGCTCGACGGACGACGCGAAGACGCGGTCGAGCTGCTCGTGGAGCAGTCTGCAGAACAACGGCGTCAAGGGCTCCCAGTTCCGCTGGCTCAACGTCTCCCTGCTGCGCTTCGAGTCGGACGCCACGCGCGGCGACGGGAACAAGCTGGCGCAGCAGTACTACGACCAGCAGGTGCAGGACGCCAAGGCGGTCGACGGCGCGAAGAGCACCAAGGCGGCGCCGGTTTCCGGGGCGGGCGACGCGGCGACGGCGGTGACGTACGACCTGAAGAAGAAGGAAGGCGACTTCAAGCAGCAGACGGTGGTGGCGCGCGTGGAGAACGTGGTGGTCACCGTCGACTACAACGGCGCGGGCCTGGCCGGCGACAAGACGCCGGACGTGGACGACCTGACCAAGGCGGCGGAGAAGGCCGTCAAGGAAGTGGTGTCCGCGGTGTCGGCGGCGAACAACGACGGTGGCAAGGCGGCGGGCGGGTCTGCGTCGCAGCGGGCGTCGAAGAGCGCCTCGCCGTCGAAGTCGGCGTCGCCGTCGTCCTCCGCGTCGGCGAGCCCCGCGAAGGGCGGGTCTCCGTCGGCGTCGGCCTCGCCGAAGAGCTGA
- a CDS encoding YnfA family protein, whose protein sequence is MLILRSAALFLLAALFEIGGAWLVWQGVREHRGWLWVGAGVMALGIYGFVATFQPDAHFGRVLAAYGGVFVAGSLAWGVVADGYRPDRWDVTGALICLAGMAVIMWAPRGR, encoded by the coding sequence ATGCTGATCCTCCGCTCCGCCGCCCTGTTCCTCCTCGCCGCGCTGTTCGAGATCGGCGGCGCCTGGCTGGTCTGGCAGGGCGTGCGCGAACACCGCGGATGGCTGTGGGTCGGCGCGGGCGTCATGGCTCTCGGTATCTACGGCTTCGTCGCCACATTCCAGCCGGATGCCCACTTCGGCCGCGTCCTGGCGGCGTACGGCGGTGTCTTCGTGGCCGGTTCACTGGCCTGGGGCGTGGTGGCGGACGGCTACCGCCCCGACCGCTGGGATGTGACCGGGGCGCTGATCTGCCTCGCCGGAATGGCCGTGATCATGTGGGCACCGCGGGGCCGCTGA
- the argS gene encoding arginine--tRNA ligase — MASVTSLTSAVHQRLASALSAALPETADADPLLRRSDRADFQANGILALAKKAKANPRELATQVVGQVVTGDVIGNVEVSGPGFLNITVTDKAITENLAARAADAEGRLGVPYTEQPGTTVIDYAQPNVAKEMHVGHLRSAVIGDSVVKLLEFTGETVIRRHHIGDWGTQFGMLIQYLDEHPHELDHKAAEVTGEEAMSNLDRLYKAARKLFDSDEEFKTRARRRVVDLQAGDPHTLAMWQKFVDESKIYFFSVFEKLDMEIRDPDIVGESGYNDMLAETCRLLEESGVAVRSEGALCVFFDDIKGPDGKPVPLIVQKSDGGYGYAATDLSAIRDRVFNLKANSIIYVVDARQSLHFKMVFETARRAGWLNDDVKAYQLAFGTVLGKDGKPFKTREGETVRLVDLLDEAIDRASAVVREKAQDLSAAEIAERGAQVGIGAVKYADLSTSANRDYKFDLDQMVSLNGDTSVYLQYAYARIQSILRKAGDVRPSAHPELALTDAERALGLHADAFAETVAEAAAEYAPHKMAAYLYQLASLYTSFYDKCPVLKAQTPEQVENRLFLCDVTARTLHQGMALLGIRTPERL; from the coding sequence ATGGCCTCGGTCACGTCCCTCACGTCCGCCGTCCACCAGCGCCTCGCGTCCGCCCTCTCGGCTGCCCTGCCGGAGACCGCCGACGCGGACCCGCTGCTGCGACGCAGCGACCGGGCGGACTTCCAGGCCAACGGGATCCTGGCGCTGGCGAAGAAGGCGAAGGCGAACCCGAGGGAGTTGGCGACGCAGGTCGTCGGCCAGGTGGTCACCGGTGACGTGATCGGGAACGTCGAGGTCTCGGGCCCGGGCTTCCTCAACATCACGGTCACGGACAAGGCGATCACCGAGAACCTCGCCGCTCGCGCCGCCGACGCCGAGGGCCGCCTCGGCGTGCCGTACACCGAGCAGCCGGGCACCACGGTGATCGACTACGCGCAGCCGAACGTGGCGAAGGAGATGCACGTCGGCCACCTGCGCTCCGCGGTGATCGGCGACTCGGTCGTCAAACTTCTGGAGTTCACCGGCGAGACGGTGATCCGCCGGCACCACATCGGCGACTGGGGCACCCAGTTCGGCATGCTCATCCAGTACCTGGACGAGCACCCGCACGAGCTGGACCACAAGGCCGCCGAGGTGACGGGCGAGGAGGCGATGTCGAACCTCGACCGTCTCTACAAGGCCGCGCGCAAGCTGTTCGACTCCGACGAGGAGTTCAAGACGCGGGCGCGGCGCCGGGTGGTCGACCTCCAGGCCGGCGATCCGCACACGCTCGCCATGTGGCAGAAGTTCGTCGACGAGTCGAAGATCTACTTCTTCTCGGTCTTCGAAAAGCTGGACATGGAGATCCGGGACCCCGACATCGTCGGCGAGTCCGGCTACAACGACATGCTGGCCGAGACCTGCCGCCTCCTGGAGGAGTCGGGCGTCGCCGTCCGCTCCGAAGGGGCGCTCTGCGTCTTCTTCGACGACATCAAGGGCCCCGACGGCAAGCCGGTCCCGCTGATCGTGCAGAAGTCGGACGGCGGCTACGGCTACGCGGCGACGGACCTGTCCGCGATCAGGGACCGTGTCTTCAACCTGAAGGCGAACTCGATCATCTACGTCGTGGACGCCCGCCAGTCGCTCCACTTCAAGATGGTCTTCGAGACGGCGCGGAGGGCCGGCTGGCTGAACGACGACGTGAAGGCGTACCAGCTCGCCTTCGGCACGGTCCTCGGCAAGGACGGCAAGCCGTTCAAGACCCGTGAGGGCGAGACGGTGCGGCTGGTGGACCTGCTGGACGAGGCGATCGACCGCGCCTCCGCCGTCGTACGGGAGAAGGCGCAGGACCTGTCCGCGGCGGAGATCGCCGAGCGGGGCGCCCAGGTGGGCATCGGCGCGGTGAAGTACGCGGACCTGTCGACGTCGGCGAACCGGGACTACAAGTTCGACCTGGACCAGATGGTCTCGCTGAACGGCGACACGTCCGTCTACCTCCAGTACGCGTACGCCCGTATCCAGTCGATCCTGCGCAAGGCCGGCGACGTACGGCCGTCCGCGCATCCGGAGCTGGCGCTGACGGACGCGGAGCGCGCGCTCGGCCTGCACGCGGACGCCTTCGCGGAGACGGTGGCGGAGGCGGCGGCGGAGTACGCCCCACACAAGATGGCGGCGTACCTGTACCAGCTGGCGTCGTTGTACACGTCGTTCTACGACAAGTGCCCGGTGCTGAAGGCTCAGACGCCGGAGCAGGTGGAGAACCGCCTGTTCCTGTGCGACGTCACGGCCCGGACGCTGCACCAGGGGATGGCGCTGCTGGGCATCCGGACGCCCGAGCGGCTCTGA
- a CDS encoding helix-turn-helix domain-containing protein codes for MAAPRRDTRGIVDAAELFSHVDFRRREPAAPLRPYLEHYWLIDWDLTRPYASHVVPHPSVNIVFQQYEDREPFAEIAGIGLELFTQKLEGKGRVCGIQFRPGGFRPFFPDRSVSEWTGKRLRLPEADAHAVLAPDDEDARVAALDTFLLGLAPRPDPRADLAMALVDRIRTDRTIRRVTDFARSEGMSVRVMQRLFAAYVGVGPKWVVLRYRIHEALERAETERAVDWAGLAADLGYADQAHLVRDFTATVGVPPTAYVRHSPHEDP; via the coding sequence ATGGCCGCCCCACGCCGTGACACCCGAGGAATCGTCGACGCAGCGGAGCTCTTCTCGCACGTGGACTTCCGCCGCCGCGAACCGGCCGCACCCCTGCGGCCGTACCTGGAGCACTACTGGCTGATCGACTGGGACCTGACCCGGCCGTACGCCTCACACGTGGTCCCGCACCCGTCCGTGAACATCGTCTTCCAGCAGTACGAGGACCGGGAGCCCTTCGCCGAGATCGCCGGCATCGGCCTGGAGCTCTTCACCCAGAAACTGGAGGGAAAGGGCCGGGTCTGCGGCATCCAGTTCCGCCCGGGCGGCTTCCGCCCGTTCTTCCCGGACCGGTCGGTGTCGGAGTGGACGGGCAAGCGGCTCCGGCTCCCGGAAGCCGACGCGCACGCCGTCCTCGCCCCCGACGACGAGGACGCCCGCGTGGCCGCCCTGGACACCTTCCTCCTCGGCCTCGCCCCCCGCCCCGACCCCCGGGCCGACCTCGCCATGGCCCTGGTCGACCGCATCCGCACGGACCGCACCATCCGCCGCGTCACCGACTTCGCCCGGTCCGAGGGCATGTCCGTACGGGTCATGCAGCGCCTGTTCGCCGCATACGTGGGCGTGGGCCCCAAGTGGGTCGTCCTGCGCTACCGCATCCACGAGGCCCTGGAACGCGCGGAGACCGAGAGGGCGGTGGACTGGGCGGGCCTGGCGGCCGACCTGGGCTACGCGGACCAGGCCCACCTGGTGAGGGACTTCACGGCGACGGTGGGGGTGCCCCCCACCGCCTACGTTCGGCACAGCCCCCATGAGGACCCCTAG
- a CDS encoding DUF3558 domain-containing protein, translating to MQRKAYVPGAAVLLAALLAACTGGSGSGGRAADPKAGATTSAAAPQPGKYRTLADACSAVSHDTLDALLPGLTRIADQEQRDKAYQGEAALTYNNDRRSGCRWKAESTDATDHLFVDFERVVSYDNTVSDDNAAHQVYATKEQAANLPEPSAGSSSSSGSPASPSPGSGSGSASASSSASASASATVSAAGAGGGPHPSASASGSPSGSPSVTGTPADLQPRTLDDLGDEAFIDDELSTAQQRTVTVVFRTSNVIVTIEYDEQPAAPGTTPSSKDMQDKARKLAGQLAGSLG from the coding sequence GTGCAGCGGAAGGCGTACGTACCGGGCGCCGCCGTGCTCCTCGCGGCCCTGTTGGCCGCCTGCACCGGCGGTTCCGGCAGCGGGGGACGGGCCGCGGACCCCAAGGCCGGTGCCACCACGAGCGCCGCCGCCCCGCAGCCGGGCAAGTACCGCACCCTCGCCGACGCCTGCAGCGCCGTGAGCCATGACACTCTCGACGCGCTCCTGCCGGGCCTGACGCGCATAGCGGACCAGGAGCAGCGCGACAAGGCGTACCAGGGCGAGGCCGCCCTCACCTACAACAACGACCGCCGCTCCGGCTGCCGTTGGAAGGCGGAGTCGACCGACGCCACGGACCATCTGTTCGTGGACTTCGAGCGGGTGGTGTCGTACGACAACACGGTCTCCGACGACAACGCCGCCCACCAGGTCTACGCCACCAAGGAGCAGGCCGCGAACCTTCCGGAGCCCAGCGCCGGTTCCAGTTCGAGTTCCGGTTCCCCCGCGAGCCCGAGCCCCGGTTCCGGTTCCGGCTCTGCTTCTGCGTCCAGCTCCGCCTCCGCCTCCGCCTCCGCCACCGTTTCCGCCGCCGGGGCCGGTGGCGGTCCCCACCCCTCGGCATCGGCGTCCGGCTCTCCCTCCGGCAGTCCCTCCGTCACCGGAACCCCGGCCGATCTCCAGCCCCGCACCCTCGACGACCTCGGCGACGAGGCGTTCATCGACGACGAACTGAGCACCGCCCAGCAGCGGACCGTGACTGTGGTGTTCCGCACGTCCAACGTGATCGTGACCATCGAGTACGACGAGCAGCCGGCCGCTCCCGGGACCACCCCGAGCAGCAAGGACATGCAGGACAAGGCCAGGAAACTGGCCGGACAGCTGGCCGGCTCGCTGGGCTGA
- a CDS encoding SDR family NAD(P)-dependent oxidoreductase, with amino-acid sequence MTAAAPAAASRIAVVTGASSGIGAATARQLAEAGYRVVLTARRKDRIEALAEELTGAGHSATAYALDVTDRAAVDEFATAFKTIGVLVNNAGGALGADPVATGDPEDWRRMYETNVLGTLNVTQALLPALTASGDGTVVVVSSTAGHATYEGGAGYVAAKHAEHVLAETLRLEIVGTPVRVIEIAPGMVKTDEFALTRFGGDQDKAAKVYEGVAEPLTADDVADTITWAVTRPSHVNVDLLVVRPRAQASNTKVHRDR; translated from the coding sequence ATGACCGCCGCAGCACCCGCCGCCGCCTCCCGTATCGCCGTCGTCACGGGCGCGAGCAGCGGAATCGGCGCCGCGACGGCCCGGCAACTCGCCGAAGCGGGCTACCGCGTGGTCCTCACCGCTCGCCGCAAGGACCGTATCGAGGCGCTCGCGGAGGAACTCACGGGCGCCGGCCACTCGGCGACGGCGTACGCGCTCGACGTCACCGACCGCGCGGCGGTCGACGAGTTCGCCACCGCCTTCAAGACGATCGGCGTCCTCGTGAACAACGCGGGCGGCGCGCTCGGCGCCGACCCGGTCGCGACCGGCGACCCCGAGGACTGGCGCCGGATGTACGAGACGAACGTCCTCGGCACCCTCAACGTCACCCAGGCCCTGCTCCCCGCCCTGACCGCGAGCGGCGACGGCACGGTGGTCGTCGTCTCCTCCACCGCCGGCCACGCCACGTACGAGGGCGGCGCGGGCTACGTCGCCGCCAAGCACGCCGAGCACGTCCTCGCCGAGACCCTGCGCCTGGAGATCGTCGGCACCCCGGTCCGCGTGATCGAGATCGCCCCCGGCATGGTGAAGACGGACGAGTTCGCGCTGACCCGCTTCGGCGGCGACCAGGACAAGGCGGCGAAGGTCTACGAGGGCGTCGCCGAGCCCCTGACGGCGGACGACGTCGCCGACACGATCACCTGGGCGGTCACCCGTCCCAGCCACGTCAACGTCGACCTCCTGGTGGTCCGCCCCCGCGCCCAGGCCTCGAACACCAAGGTCCACAGGGACCGTTGA
- the lysS gene encoding lysine--tRNA ligase, with protein sequence MPIVAQSTETTDWVSRFADEVIEESERRAPGKPVVVASGLSPSGPIHLGNLREVMTPHLVADEIRRRGYEVRHLISWDDYDRYRKVPKGIAGVDEDTFKEHIGKPLTSVPAPEGSAYPNWAEHFKAAMIASLAELGVEFDGISQTAQYTSGVYRDQILHAMKHRGEIDAVLAQYRTKPKPAAKKQQKPVDEAELEAEEGSGAASEDDGSSGSAGYFPYKPYCGRCDKDFTTVTAYDDDSTEMTYTCTACGFSETVRLSEFNRGKLVWKVDWPMRWAFEGVIFEPSGVDHSSPGSSYQVGGQIVGIFGGKQPIGPMYAFVGISGMAKMSSSRGGVPTPADALQIMEPQLLRWLYARRRPNQSFKIAFDQEIQRLYDEWDKLAGKVADGSALPGDVAAYTRAVGTAAGELPKTPRPLPYRTLASVADITAGHQDQALRILSDLDPANPLSSLDEARPRYDKAEAWINTHVPADQRTIVRDEPDAELLKSLDEPSQQSIRLLLDGLEEHWSLDGLTHLVYGVPKVQAGFSADATPKELPPEIKTAQRSFFALLYHLLVGRDTGPRLPTLLLAVGQDRVRALLGE encoded by the coding sequence GTGCCGATCGTGGCTCAGAGCACCGAGACCACCGACTGGGTCTCCCGTTTCGCGGATGAGGTCATCGAGGAGTCGGAGCGTCGGGCCCCGGGCAAACCGGTCGTCGTCGCGTCCGGACTGTCTCCGTCCGGCCCCATCCACCTGGGGAACCTGCGCGAGGTCATGACCCCGCACCTGGTCGCCGACGAGATCCGCCGGCGCGGGTACGAGGTGCGGCACCTGATCTCCTGGGACGACTACGACCGGTACCGCAAGGTCCCCAAGGGCATCGCCGGCGTCGACGAGGACACGTTCAAGGAGCACATCGGCAAGCCGCTGACCTCCGTCCCGGCCCCCGAGGGCTCGGCGTACCCGAACTGGGCCGAGCACTTCAAGGCCGCCATGATCGCCTCGCTCGCCGAGCTGGGCGTGGAGTTCGACGGCATCAGCCAGACCGCGCAGTACACCTCCGGCGTGTACCGGGACCAGATCCTGCACGCGATGAAGCACCGGGGCGAGATCGACGCGGTCCTCGCCCAGTACCGCACCAAGCCCAAGCCCGCCGCCAAGAAGCAGCAGAAGCCCGTCGACGAGGCCGAACTGGAGGCCGAGGAGGGCTCGGGCGCCGCGTCCGAGGACGACGGCAGCTCCGGCTCCGCCGGCTACTTCCCGTACAAGCCGTACTGCGGCCGGTGCGACAAGGACTTCACCACGGTCACCGCGTACGACGACGACTCGACCGAGATGACGTACACCTGCACCGCGTGCGGCTTCTCCGAGACGGTCCGGCTGAGCGAGTTCAACCGCGGCAAGCTGGTGTGGAAGGTCGACTGGCCGATGCGCTGGGCCTTCGAGGGCGTGATCTTCGAGCCGAGCGGTGTCGACCACTCCTCGCCGGGCTCGTCGTACCAGGTCGGCGGGCAGATCGTCGGGATCTTCGGCGGCAAGCAGCCCATCGGGCCCATGTACGCCTTCGTCGGCATCTCCGGCATGGCGAAGATGTCGTCGTCCCGCGGTGGCGTCCCCACCCCGGCCGACGCCCTCCAGATCATGGAGCCCCAGCTGCTGCGCTGGCTCTACGCCCGCCGCAGGCCCAACCAGTCCTTCAAGATCGCCTTCGACCAGGAGATCCAGCGCCTCTACGACGAGTGGGACAAGCTGGCGGGCAAGGTCGCCGACGGCTCCGCCCTCCCCGGCGACGTCGCCGCGTACACCCGCGCGGTCGGCACCGCCGCCGGTGAGCTGCCGAAGACGCCCCGCCCGCTGCCCTACCGCACCCTCGCGTCCGTCGCCGACATCACCGCCGGCCATCAGGACCAGGCGCTGCGCATCCTGTCCGACCTCGACCCGGCCAACCCGCTGAGCTCGCTCGACGAGGCCCGCCCGCGGTACGACAAGGCCGAGGCGTGGATCAACACCCACGTCCCCGCCGACCAGCGCACCATCGTCCGCGACGAGCCCGACGCCGAACTGCTGAAGTCCCTCGACGAGCCCTCCCAGCAGTCGATCCGGCTGCTGCTCGACGGCCTGGAGGAGCACTGGTCGCTGGACGGGCTCACCCACCTCGTGTACGGCGTGCCCAAGGTCCAGGCCGGATTCTCCGCGGACGCCACGCCCAAGGAGCTGCCGCCGGAGATCAAGACGGCCCAGCGGTCGTTCTTCGCGCTCCTGTACCACCTGCTCGTCGGCCGCGACACCGGCCCGCGCCTGCCCACGCTGCTGCTCGCGGTGGGCCAGGACCGGGTGCGGGCCCTGCTCGGGGAGTAG